One window from the genome of Bacillus tianshenii encodes:
- a CDS encoding acetyl-CoA C-acetyltransferase — MKEAVIVAGARTPVGKAKRGMLANARPDDLGALTIKETLKRAGGYDGKIDDLIIGCAMPEAEQGMNMARNIGALAGLSYETPAITINRYCSSGLQSIAYAAERIMLGHASTVLAGGAESMSLIPMGGHVIRPNVEIVENAPEYYMSMGHTAEEVAQKYGISRQEQDEFAVRSHQRAAAAIKEGRFEEEIVPVEVTLKAVDHSNKLQEKKVTVSQDEGVREGTTTEVLAKLKPAFNMRGTVTAGNASQMSDGAASVLVMEREKAEAEGLKPIAKFRSFAVGGVPPEIMGIGPVAAIPKALELAGLSLSDIGLFELNEAFASQSIQVIRELGLNEEKVNVNGGAIALGHPLGCTGAKLTLTLLHEMKRRNEQFGVVTMCIGGGMGAAGVVELLS; from the coding sequence GTGAAAGAAGCAGTCATTGTTGCCGGGGCAAGGACGCCTGTCGGCAAAGCGAAAAGAGGAATGTTAGCAAATGCACGCCCAGATGATCTTGGGGCATTAACGATAAAAGAAACGTTAAAAAGAGCAGGCGGTTATGACGGGAAAATTGATGATCTTATTATTGGCTGCGCCATGCCAGAGGCTGAACAAGGGATGAATATGGCCCGGAATATTGGAGCGTTAGCAGGTCTTTCCTATGAAACTCCTGCGATTACAATTAACCGTTATTGTTCTTCTGGTCTACAGTCAATTGCTTATGCGGCAGAGCGGATTATGCTTGGTCATGCAAGCACTGTCCTAGCAGGCGGGGCTGAGTCAATGAGCTTAATCCCGATGGGCGGACATGTCATTCGCCCAAATGTTGAAATTGTTGAAAACGCACCAGAATACTACATGAGCATGGGGCATACAGCTGAGGAAGTTGCTCAGAAGTATGGCATCAGTCGTCAAGAACAAGATGAATTTGCAGTAAGAAGCCATCAACGTGCTGCAGCTGCTATTAAAGAAGGGCGTTTCGAAGAGGAGATTGTACCAGTCGAAGTGACGTTAAAAGCGGTAGATCATTCAAATAAACTGCAAGAAAAGAAGGTAACCGTCTCTCAAGATGAAGGTGTCCGAGAAGGTACGACAACAGAAGTGCTTGCAAAGCTGAAGCCTGCATTTAACATGCGAGGAACCGTTACAGCTGGAAACGCTTCGCAAATGAGTGACGGCGCAGCGAGTGTACTTGTGATGGAACGTGAGAAAGCAGAAGCGGAAGGATTAAAACCAATTGCTAAGTTCCGCTCCTTTGCAGTAGGTGGGGTACCACCTGAAATTATGGGGATCGGCCCTGTGGCAGCTATTCCAAAAGCATTAGAGCTTGCAGGGTTAAGTCTTTCTGATATTGGATTATTCGAGTTGAATGAAGCTTTTGCGTCACAATCGATTCAAGTGATTCGGGAGCTTGGCTTAAATGAAGAGAAAGTAAATGTTAACGGTGGTGCGATTGCACTTGGTCATCCGCTTGGTTGTACAGGAGCGAAGCTAACGTTAACACTTCTACACGAAATGAAACGACGCAATGAACAGTTTGGGGTTGTCACAATGTGTATTGGCGGCGGAATGGGCGCAGCTGGCGTAGTGGAGCTATTATCGTAA